From a region of the Streptomyces venezuelae genome:
- a CDS encoding SulP family inorganic anion transporter encodes MSASPTPISAWLRDVRRPARPAWLSPKVFRTEVLAGLVVALALIPEAISFSIIAGVDPAIGLFASFTMAVVIAFVGGRPAMISAATGAVALVIAPLNREHGLGHLIAAVILAGVFQIVLGLLGVAKLMRFIPRSVMVGFVNSLAILVFMAQVPELLGVPWAVYPLLATGLALMVFFPKVTKAVPAPLVSIVVLTVITVAAGIAVPTVGDKGALPSALPVPGLPDVPPTLETLTLIAPYALAMALVGLMESLMTAKLVDEITDTRSSKTRESVGQGIANIVTGFFGGMGGCAMIGQTMVNVKVSGARTRLSTFLAGVFLMVLCIVFGPVVSDIPMAALVGVMVMVCFATFDWHSIAPRTLARMPVGEIAVMVVTVVCVVVSHNLAVGVVVGSVTAMVIFARRVAHLAQVTPVPDPDGGRVVYHVTGELFFASSNDLVEQFDYAGDPQKVVVDLSAAHVWDASSVAALDAIEHRYAQRGKRVEITGLNDPSARLHGTLSGQLTGGS; translated from the coding sequence GTGTCTGCTTCCCCCACCCCCATATCCGCGTGGCTGCGCGACGTCCGTCGTCCGGCGCGCCCGGCCTGGCTCTCGCCGAAGGTCTTCCGCACCGAGGTCCTCGCCGGGCTGGTCGTCGCACTGGCCCTGATCCCCGAGGCGATCTCGTTCTCGATCATCGCCGGGGTGGATCCGGCGATCGGGTTGTTCGCCTCGTTCACGATGGCCGTCGTGATCGCGTTCGTCGGCGGGCGTCCGGCGATGATCTCCGCGGCGACGGGCGCCGTGGCCCTCGTGATCGCCCCGCTGAACCGGGAGCACGGGCTGGGCCATCTCATCGCGGCGGTGATCCTGGCCGGCGTCTTCCAGATCGTGCTGGGTCTGCTCGGCGTGGCGAAGCTGATGCGGTTCATCCCGCGCTCGGTCATGGTCGGCTTCGTCAACTCGCTGGCCATTCTGGTGTTCATGGCCCAGGTCCCCGAACTGCTCGGCGTTCCCTGGGCCGTCTACCCGCTGCTGGCAACGGGGCTGGCGCTGATGGTGTTCTTCCCGAAGGTCACGAAAGCGGTCCCGGCGCCGCTCGTGTCCATCGTGGTCCTCACCGTGATCACCGTGGCCGCGGGCATCGCGGTCCCGACCGTCGGCGACAAGGGGGCGCTGCCGTCCGCGCTGCCGGTGCCAGGACTGCCGGACGTGCCGCCCACCCTGGAGACGCTGACCCTCATCGCGCCGTACGCGCTGGCCATGGCCCTCGTCGGGCTGATGGAGTCGCTGATGACGGCGAAGCTGGTCGACGAGATCACCGACACGCGGTCCTCGAAGACGAGGGAGTCCGTCGGCCAGGGCATCGCGAACATCGTCACCGGGTTCTTCGGCGGCATGGGCGGCTGCGCGATGATCGGCCAGACGATGGTCAACGTGAAGGTGTCGGGCGCCCGGACGCGGCTGTCGACCTTCCTCGCCGGTGTGTTCCTGATGGTGCTGTGCATCGTCTTCGGACCGGTGGTGTCGGACATTCCGATGGCGGCCCTCGTCGGCGTCATGGTCATGGTCTGCTTCGCGACCTTCGACTGGCACTCCATCGCGCCGAGGACCCTCGCACGGATGCCCGTCGGTGAGATCGCCGTCATGGTCGTCACCGTCGTGTGCGTGGTCGTCAGCCACAACCTGGCCGTGGGCGTCGTCGTGGGTTCCGTCACGGCGATGGTGATCTTCGCCAGGCGTGTCGCGCACCTCGCGCAGGTCACCCCGGTCCCTGATCCGGACGGCGGCCGGGTCGTCTACCACGTGACCGGCGAGCTGTTCTTCGCCTCCTCCAACGACCTGGTCGAGCAGTTCGACTACGCGGGCGATCCGCAGAAGGTGGTCGTCGACCTCTCGGCCGCCCATGTCTGGGACGCCTCCTCCGTGGCCGCCCTCGACGCGATCGAGCACCGGTACGCGCAGCGCGGCAAGCGGGTGGAGATCACCGGCCTGAACGACCCCAGCGCCCGCCTGCACGGCACGCTCAGCGGCCAACTCACCGGCGGGAGCTGA
- a CDS encoding Pr6Pr family membrane protein yields MTAPSRLVPVVFRALVCAAAVVGVAIDCAYGSVPVVLSYFTIWTNLLVAVVLGLSAARTWRRRPDVAPLYRGGVLLFILITGLVFHLVLANPSSPFNVVADLARLTGARAVANQLLHTVTPAGALLDFLLLTAPRTLRPRHAALWLAYPLVYVTFALLRGALLAPGTARRYPYPFVDAARYGYAQVTVNALVLGAAFYALGLALVTVDRFRPTPPLAPRPLRETGFRLRREVR; encoded by the coding sequence ATGACCGCCCCGTCGCGCCTCGTCCCGGTGGTGTTCCGCGCCCTGGTCTGCGCCGCGGCCGTGGTGGGGGTGGCCATCGACTGCGCGTACGGGAGCGTGCCCGTCGTCCTCAGCTACTTCACGATCTGGACGAACCTGCTGGTCGCGGTCGTCCTCGGGCTGTCGGCGGCACGCACCTGGCGGCGCCGGCCCGACGTCGCTCCCCTCTACCGGGGCGGGGTCCTCCTCTTCATCCTGATCACCGGTCTCGTCTTCCACCTGGTCCTCGCCAACCCCTCCAGCCCCTTCAACGTCGTCGCGGACCTCGCCCGGCTGACCGGTGCCAGGGCCGTGGCCAACCAGCTCCTCCACACGGTCACCCCGGCCGGCGCCCTCCTGGACTTCCTCCTCCTCACGGCCCCGCGCACGCTGCGCCCGCGCCACGCCGCCCTCTGGCTGGCCTACCCGCTGGTGTACGTGACCTTCGCGCTGCTCCGCGGCGCCCTGCTCGCCCCGGGCACCGCGCGCCGGTACCCGTACCCCTTCGTCGACGCGGCCCGGTACGGCTACGCCCAGGTGACCGTGAACGCGCTGGTCCTGGGCGCCGCCTTCTACGCGCTCGGCCTCGCCCTGGTCACGGTGGACCGCTTCCGCCCGACGCCTCCCCTGGCGCCGCGACCGCTCCGCGAAACCGGATTTCGTCTCCGGCGAGAGGTCCGCTAA
- a CDS encoding metallophosphoesterase, translating into MRARYGVPLKAAAGIAAVGAAGVAYAAGFEARSFRLRRVTVPVLPQGMRPLRVLQVSDIHMVGGQRKKRAWLQSLAGLRPDFVVNTGDNLSDTEGIPELLDALGPLMSFPGVYVFGSNDYYGPRLRNPGRYLIERTQGRHGLNGNKPVVGAVHNPWEDMRDAFDAAGWLNLTNTRARLKLDGLELAFTGLDDPHIKRDRYASVAGGPEADADFSMAVVHAPYLRVLESFTADRYPLILAGHTHGGQLCIPFYGALVTNCDLDTKRVKGLSTHEAEGNRAYLHVSAGCGTNRFTPVRFACPPEATLLTLTPKG; encoded by the coding sequence ATGCGTGCGCGTTACGGAGTACCCCTGAAGGCAGCTGCCGGAATCGCTGCGGTCGGGGCCGCGGGTGTGGCCTATGCCGCCGGTTTCGAGGCGCGGTCCTTCCGCCTGCGCCGGGTCACGGTGCCTGTCCTTCCCCAGGGGATGCGCCCGCTGCGCGTGCTCCAGGTGTCCGACATCCACATGGTCGGCGGGCAGCGCAAGAAGCGTGCCTGGCTGCAGTCCCTGGCAGGGCTGCGCCCCGACTTCGTCGTGAACACCGGTGACAACCTCTCCGACACCGAGGGCATCCCCGAGCTGCTCGACGCGCTGGGTCCCCTGATGTCCTTCCCGGGGGTGTACGTCTTCGGGTCGAACGACTACTACGGGCCGCGGCTGCGCAACCCCGGGCGCTACCTGATCGAGCGGACCCAGGGCCGGCACGGGCTGAACGGCAACAAGCCGGTCGTCGGCGCCGTCCACAACCCGTGGGAGGACATGCGGGACGCCTTTGACGCGGCCGGCTGGCTGAACCTCACCAACACCCGGGCGCGGCTGAAGCTGGACGGTCTGGAGCTGGCCTTCACCGGGCTCGACGACCCGCACATCAAGCGGGACCGCTACGCGAGCGTCGCCGGCGGCCCGGAGGCGGACGCGGACTTCTCGATGGCGGTGGTGCACGCCCCGTACCTGCGCGTCCTGGAGTCATTCACTGCCGACCGGTACCCGCTGATCCTCGCCGGCCACACCCACGGGGGACAGCTGTGCATCCCCTTCTACGGGGCGCTCGTCACCAACTGCGACCTGGACACGAAGCGGGTGAAGGGGCTCTCCACGCACGAGGCGGAGGGCAACCGCGCGTACCTGCACGTCTCGGCGGGCTGCGGCACCAACCGGTTCACCCCGGTCCGCTTCGCGTGCCCGCCGGAGGCGACGCTCCTGACGCTGACCCCGAAGGGGTAA
- a CDS encoding GatB/YqeY domain-containing protein: MTTLKAKLQEDLTTAIRARDELHSSTLRLTLSAITKEEVAGKEARVLSDEEVLKVIAKEAKKRREAAEAFAQGGRPEQAARETAEGEFLDTYLPKQLSDDELVAIVAQAVAEAKAAGAEGPRAMGAVMKIVNPKVAGLAEGGRVAAVVKQQLS, encoded by the coding sequence ATGACCACGCTCAAGGCCAAGCTCCAGGAAGACCTCACGACCGCCATCAGGGCGCGCGACGAACTGCACTCGTCCACGCTGCGCCTGACCCTCTCCGCCATCACCAAGGAGGAGGTCGCGGGCAAGGAGGCACGTGTGCTCTCCGACGAGGAAGTCCTCAAGGTGATCGCCAAGGAGGCGAAGAAGCGCCGTGAGGCCGCTGAGGCCTTCGCCCAGGGCGGCCGTCCCGAGCAGGCCGCGCGCGAGACCGCGGAGGGCGAGTTCCTCGACACGTACCTGCCCAAGCAGCTCAGCGACGACGAGCTCGTCGCGATCGTGGCGCAGGCCGTCGCCGAGGCCAAGGCCGCGGGTGCCGAGGGACCGCGTGCCATGGGCGCCGTCATGAAGATCGTGAATCCGAAGGTCGCCGGGCTGGCCGAGGGCGGGCGGGTCGCCGCCGTCGTCAAGCAGCAGCTCTCGTAG
- a CDS encoding transglycosylase domain-containing protein, producing the protein MGKNRSGGGLTGSQQAAKFLGVSVLSGVVLAGMAIPAAGALGLAAKGTVEGFDEIPANLKTPPLSQRTTILDAEGGTIATVYSRDRQVVPLTAISPYMQKAIVAIEDSRFYEHGAVDLKGILRAVNRNAQEGGAAQGASTLTQQYVKNVFVEEAGDDETKVREAQEKSLGRKIRELKYSIQVEEELGKKKILENYLNITYFGQQAYGIESAAQRYFSKPAKDLTLEESALLAGVVQSPSRFDPVNDAQEAMKRRNIVLQRMADTKDVSQAEADAAKAKPVTLKVTKPKNGCITAVKGAGFFCDYVRNSFLTDTAFGKTREDRAKIWNQGGLTVRTTLDPQSQDAANESIKDHVYQEDSIATAVTMVQPGTGRVLAMGQSKPYGFGKNETQINYSVDKRMGGSNFGFQVGSTFKPFIAAAAIERGMPATKVYPAPNKLEYPTPISRCDGTSWLNLPINGKIQTAKNETEDEVGPYALRTAMEKSINTYFVEMIGEIGLCPVTEMTQKLGVVPADGSKIPEAPSIALGSAELSPLTMANAYATFANRGVYCTPVAIESITDAHGKALAVPKAKCERAMATETADTINTLLRGVVDSGTGERAGLSDRDSAGKTGTTDERYNAWFVGYTTNVSGAVWVGSGGAKKITMENIVIGGKPFDKVFGGGLPGPIWKDAVSGALSGRESGTFVTVGIAEPTLPTGGPRGNKPPTTPNRPGKPGGDGKPGGRPGGQNGGNNGGATGATGDVEPQPPFPGISIDPNTAGVIGGRD; encoded by the coding sequence ATGGGAAAGAACCGCTCGGGCGGCGGGCTCACGGGGAGCCAGCAGGCCGCCAAGTTCCTCGGAGTGTCCGTCCTCTCCGGGGTCGTACTGGCCGGCATGGCGATTCCGGCCGCAGGCGCCCTGGGCCTGGCGGCCAAGGGGACGGTCGAGGGATTCGACGAGATCCCGGCCAATCTCAAGACTCCGCCACTGAGCCAGCGGACCACGATTCTGGACGCCGAGGGTGGCACGATCGCCACCGTCTATTCGCGCGACCGTCAGGTGGTCCCCCTCACGGCGATCTCCCCGTACATGCAGAAGGCGATCGTCGCCATCGAGGACTCGCGTTTCTACGAGCACGGTGCGGTCGACCTCAAGGGCATCCTGCGCGCGGTCAACCGCAACGCGCAGGAAGGCGGCGCCGCACAGGGCGCCTCCACCCTGACCCAGCAGTACGTGAAGAACGTGTTCGTCGAAGAGGCCGGTGACGACGAGACCAAGGTGCGCGAGGCCCAGGAGAAGAGCCTCGGCCGCAAGATCCGCGAGCTGAAGTACTCGATCCAGGTCGAGGAGGAGCTCGGGAAGAAGAAGATCCTCGAGAACTACCTCAACATCACCTACTTCGGGCAGCAGGCGTACGGAATCGAATCCGCCGCCCAGCGCTACTTCAGCAAGCCGGCCAAGGACCTGACGCTGGAGGAGTCCGCGCTGCTCGCGGGCGTCGTGCAGTCGCCGAGCCGGTTCGACCCGGTGAACGACGCGCAGGAGGCGATGAAGCGCCGCAACATCGTCCTGCAGCGGATGGCCGACACCAAGGACGTCTCGCAGGCGGAGGCGGACGCGGCGAAGGCCAAGCCGGTCACGCTCAAGGTGACCAAGCCGAAGAACGGCTGCATCACCGCCGTCAAGGGCGCGGGATTCTTCTGCGACTACGTGCGCAACTCCTTCCTGACCGACACCGCCTTCGGCAAGACGCGCGAGGACCGGGCGAAGATCTGGAACCAGGGCGGCCTGACGGTACGCACCACCCTTGACCCGCAGTCGCAGGACGCGGCGAACGAGTCGATCAAGGACCACGTCTACCAGGAGGACTCGATCGCGACGGCTGTGACCATGGTCCAGCCGGGCACCGGCCGGGTGCTGGCGATGGGTCAGTCCAAGCCGTACGGCTTCGGGAAGAACGAGACGCAGATCAACTACTCCGTGGACAAGCGGATGGGCGGCTCGAACTTCGGCTTCCAGGTCGGCTCGACCTTCAAGCCGTTCATCGCCGCGGCCGCCATAGAGCGGGGCATGCCGGCGACCAAGGTGTACCCGGCGCCGAACAAGCTGGAGTACCCGACGCCGATCTCGCGCTGCGACGGCACCTCGTGGCTGAACCTCCCGATCAACGGGAAGATCCAGACGGCGAAGAACGAGACCGAGGACGAGGTCGGCCCGTACGCGTTGCGGACGGCGATGGAGAAGTCCATCAACACCTACTTCGTCGAGATGATCGGCGAGATCGGCCTCTGCCCGGTGACGGAGATGACGCAGAAGCTCGGCGTGGTCCCGGCCGACGGCTCCAAGATCCCCGAGGCTCCGTCGATCGCGCTGGGCTCCGCCGAGCTCTCGCCGCTGACGATGGCCAACGCGTACGCGACCTTCGCCAACCGCGGTGTCTACTGCACCCCGGTCGCCATCGAGTCGATCACCGACGCGCACGGCAAGGCGCTCGCCGTACCGAAGGCCAAGTGCGAGCGGGCGATGGCCACCGAGACGGCCGACACCATCAACACCCTGCTGCGCGGAGTGGTCGACTCCGGCACCGGTGAGCGGGCCGGTCTGAGCGACCGCGACAGCGCCGGCAAGACCGGTACGACGGACGAGCGCTACAACGCCTGGTTCGTCGGCTACACGACGAACGTCTCCGGCGCGGTGTGGGTCGGTTCGGGCGGCGCGAAGAAGATCACGATGGAGAACATCGTGATCGGCGGCAAGCCCTTCGACAAGGTCTTCGGCGGCGGTCTGCCCGGCCCGATCTGGAAGGACGCGGTCAGCGGCGCGCTCTCCGGCCGCGAGTCGGGCACCTTCGTCACGGTCGGCATCGCGGAGCCGACACTCCCCACCGGAGGCCCGCGCGGCAACAAGCCCCCCACGACCCCGAACCGGCCCGGCAAGCCCGGCGGTGACGGCAAGCCCGGCGGCCGGCCAGGCGGTCAGAACGGCGGGAACAACGGAGGCGCCACCGGCGCGACGGGCGACGTCGAGCCGCAACCCCCGTTCCCCGGGATCTCGATCGACCCGAACACCGCCGGCGTGATCGGCGGCCGCGACTGA
- a CDS encoding WhiB family transcriptional regulator, which produces MGWVTDWSAQAACRTTDPDELFVQGAAQNRAKAVCTGCPVRTECLADALDNRVEFGVWGGMTERERRALLRRRPTVTSWRRLLETARTEYERSTGILTMDADAEIDVSYETYAAAG; this is translated from the coding sequence ATGGGCTGGGTTACCGACTGGAGTGCGCAGGCAGCCTGCCGCACTACCGATCCGGATGAACTGTTCGTTCAAGGAGCGGCACAGAACAGGGCCAAGGCGGTGTGCACCGGATGTCCGGTGCGGACCGAGTGCCTGGCCGACGCGCTCGACAATCGTGTCGAGTTCGGCGTATGGGGCGGAATGACCGAGCGGGAACGGCGTGCGCTGCTGCGCCGGCGTCCCACCGTCACCTCGTGGCGACGGCTGCTCGAAACCGCACGTACGGAGTACGAGCGCAGTACGGGCATCCTCACCATGGATGCAGACGCGGAGATCGACGTGTCGTACGAGACGTACGCGGCAGCCGGGTAG